A stretch of DNA from Candidatus Bathyarchaeota archaeon:
TTTGCTTCTTCAGCAAAATTTTTCAATCGCCTAAGTTCAATTTTCTTTTCAGGCAAAGTCTCAGGGGCAAACACCAAAGGCATAACGGCAACAAACAAGAAAAGGCTAGCCACTGAAAAAGTGGCATAAATTTCAATATTTTCAACTATTGATGAAGGCAATAAGTATGGCAAAATGCTACCAACAAAAAATGGGATACTACCGATGGCATAAAACTTCTGGCTGTTTTTTGTATGGGCAATATCTCCCCACAAAATGATGAAAAAGATTAAGGAAAAGATTCCCCAAGCAATGGCATCAACAATGAAATAAACATACCACAGGAATTCAATATTATGAAGAATACCAATCAGTCCATATGCAATGCCTATGGCTACAAAACCAGAAAGGACAATTTTTTTTCTTCCAATTCGGTCACATAAAATTCCAGCAATCAATATAGAAAGTCCAGCAACCAATGGTTCAACAATACCCATTTCGCTAACTAAATTGGGATAATTAATGGATAGAAAAGGAATTACAAGAACTCGTTCAAAGTTATCAATGAGAGGAAACATAGACCATGCAACAAAATAAAGCAAAAAGGTTCGATTTTTTAGAATTTCCCTAAAGGAAACATCTTTCGGGACATCAGAAGAAAGCTGTTCTTCGGGTTTAAGAAAGAATATGAACAAACTAGTTCCCCTAAGAAGGGCAAACAAAACGGTAACTATCATAAAATCAAATTCAGACGCAACAATTGAAAGAAATGGAGCAGCAAGGTTAGCGAGCAAAAAGGTTATTGCAGCTACTCTCCCCCTGTTTTCCACAACTGTGCTTTCTACAAAATAGGCAAAAAATGCAGGCACACCCCAACCAAAAGAGACACCCAAAAACAAAGAAACCCCAAAAACCTGTTCGAAACTAGCGGTATTAATTATTGCAGGCAAAAATGATACAGCAACTCCCAGGATAGCCCACAAATAAATGAATTTAAGTTTTCCAATTTTCTGTGAAAACAAAGAACCTAATATGCTCGACCCAATGA
This window harbors:
- a CDS encoding MFS transporter, giving the protein MLRTFLGENTIGKRNFLVLTILFLSVFGWFFMTLPVIEQMLGPDPEYQVNLAVWAAFYLSIIGSSILGSLFSQKIGKLKFIYLWAILGVAVSFLPAIINTASFEQVFGVSLFLGVSFGWGVPAFFAYFVESTVVENRGRVAAITFLLANLAAPFLSIVASEFDFMIVTVLFALLRGTSLFIFFLKPEEQLSSDVPKDVSFREILKNRTFLLYFVAWSMFPLIDNFERVLVIPFLSINYPNLVSEMGIVEPLVAGLSILIAGILCDRIGRKKIVLSGFVAIGIAYGLIGILHNIEFLWYVYFIVDAIAWGIFSLIFFIILWGDIAHTKNSQKFYAIGSIPFFVGSILPYLLPSSIVENIEIYATFSVASLFLFVAVMPLVFAPETLPEKKIELRRLKNFAEEAKKAREKFEQKKK